A DNA window from Zingiber officinale cultivar Zhangliang chromosome 3A, Zo_v1.1, whole genome shotgun sequence contains the following coding sequences:
- the LOC122051473 gene encoding DEAD-box ATP-dependent RNA helicase 15, whose amino-acid sequence MGEVKDNDAYEEELLDYEEEEEKAPDSVAAKVSGEAVKKGYVGIHSSGFRDFLLKPELLRAIVDCGFEHPSEVQHECIPQAILGMDVICQAKSGMGKTAVFVLSTLQQIEPVVGQVAALVLCHTRELAYQICHEFERFSTYLPDIKIAVFYGGVHIMKHKDILKNDCPHIVVGTPGRVLALARDKDLNLKNVRHFILDECDKMLESLDMRRDVQEIFKMTPHDKQVMMFSATLSKEIRPVCKRFMQDPMEIYVDDEAKLTLHGLVQHYIKLTELEKNRKLNDLLDALDFNQVVIFVKSVSRAAELNKLLVECNFPSICIHSGMSQEERLTKYKNFKEGLKRILVATDLVGRGIDIERVNIVINYDMPDSADTYLHRVGRAGRFGTKGLAITFVSSAADSDVLNQVQERFEVDIKELPEQIDTSTYMPS is encoded by the exons ATGGGGGAAGTCAAGGATAACGATGCTTACGAGGAGGAGCTCCTGGactacgaagaggaggaagagaaggccCCTGACTCGGTTGCTGCGAAGGTCTCTGGTGAAGCGGTGAAGAA GGGCTATGTTGGGATTCACAGTTCCGGATTCAGAGACTTCCTGTTGAAGCCAGAACTCCTTCGTGCCATCGTGGATTGTGGTTTTGAGCATCCTTCTGAAG TACAACATGAATGTATTCCTCAAGCTATTCTGGGAATGGATGTTATTTGCCAAGCAAAGTCTGGAATGGGCAAAACTGCTGTTTTTGTTCTTTCTACTCTTCAGCAAATTGAGCCTGTTGTAGGCCAAGTTGCTGCACTTGTGCTGTGCCATACAAGAGAATTGGCCTACCag ATTTGCCATGAGTTTGAGCGATTCAGCACATACTTACCGGACATCAAAATTGCTGTATTCTATGGGGGAGTTCACATCATGAAGCACAAGGACATACTAAAGAATGACTGCCCACATATAGTCGTAGGCACACCAGGAAGAGTGTTGGCGCTAGCAAGAGATAAGGATCTTAATTTGAAGAATGTGAGGCATTTCATTCTTGATGAATGTGATAAGATGCTGGAGTCACTTG ACATGCGGCGGGATGTACAGGAAATTTTCAAAATGACACCACACGACAAACAAGTCATGATGTTTTCGGCAACTCTCAGCAAGGAGATTCGCCCTGTGTGCAAGAGATTCATGCAAGAT CCTATGGAAATATATGTAGACGATGAGGCCAAGCTGACACTTCATGGACTAGTACAG CACTACATCAAACTGACTGAATTGGAAAAGAACCGAAAGCTAAATGATCTTTTGGATGCACTAGACTTCAATCAAGTTGTGATTTTTGTGAAAAGCGTGAGCCGAGCCGCAGAGTTGAACAAGTTGCTTGTAGAATGCAATTTTCCATCCATCTGTATACACTCTGGCATGTCACAGGAAGAAAG GTTAACAAAGTATAAGAACTTTAAGGAAGGGCTCAAAAGAATTCTTGTTGCTACAGATCTGGTTGGGAGGGGAATTGATATTGAGCGTGTTAACATTGTAATTAATTATGATATGCCAGATTCTGCTGACACATACCTGCACCGG GTTGGAAGGGCTGGCCGGTTCGGAACCAAAGGGCTCGCTATTACATTTGTCTCATCAGCAGCTGATTCTGATGTTCTTAATCAG GTACAAGAGAGGTTTGAGGTGGACATAAAGGAGTTGCCTGAGCAGATAGACACTTCGACATACA TGCCTTCGTAA